A single Carettochelys insculpta isolate YL-2023 chromosome 2, ASM3395843v1, whole genome shotgun sequence DNA region contains:
- the NDUFAF6 gene encoding NADH dehydrogenase (ubiquinone) complex I, assembly factor 6 isoform X2, which translates to MAAGAALSCGPCSRQLLGPSVRGRLVRPAGGRRGRVAEASSRPGPGGEVQYCVELLRKRDYEGYLCSLLLPAEARTSAFALRAFNVELAQIKDSITQKTIGLMRMQFWRNAVEDMYCDNPPHQPVAIELWKAIKRHNLTKRWLLKIIDEREKNLDDRAYRNIQELETYAENTQSTLLYLTLEMLGVRDIHADHAASHIGKAQGIVTCLRATPYHSKRRKIFLPMEICMLHGVSQEDFIRAKQEKNVRDVIYNIASQAHIHLEHARSFSKNVPVKAFPAFLYTKALQLAHPAVGPQPSSWLAESGH; encoded by the exons ATGGCGGCTGGCGCGGCGCTGAGCTGTGGGCCCTGCTCCCGGCAGCTGCTGGGGCCGAGCGTTCGTGGGCGGCTGGTGCGGCCGGCGGGCGGGCGCAGGGGCAGGGTCGCGGAGGCCTCCAGCCGGCCCGGGCCCGGGGGAGAAGTGCAGTACTGCGTGGAGCTGCTGCG GAAACGTGACTATGAAGGGTatctgtgttctctgctgttgCCTGCAGAAGCCCGCACCTCTGCTTTTGCACTGAGAGCCTTCAATGTGGAACTGGCCCAG ATTAAAGACTCCATAACACAGAAGACCATAGGTTTGATGCGAATGCAGTTTTGGAGGAATGCTGTGGAAGATATGTACTGCGATAATCCACCACATCAGCCAGTTGCTATAGAACTGTGGAAG GCTATCAAGAGACATAACTTAACTAAAAGGTGGCTTCTGAAGATTATTGATGAAAGA GAAAAAAATTTAGACGATAGAGCATATCGCAACATCCAGGAACTTGAAACGTATGCTGAGAACACTCAAAGCACTCTCTTGTATCTCACCTTGGAAATGCTGG GTGTGCGGGATATCCACGCAGACCACGCAGCCAGTCACATTGGGAAGGCACAAGGCATCGTCACCTGTTTAAGAGCAACTCCATATCATAGTAAAAGACGAAAGATCTTTCTTCCTATGGAGATTTGTATGTTG CATGGAGTTTCCCAAGAAGATTTCATAAGAGCCAAACAAGAGAAGAATGTGAGAGATGTAATTTACAATATTGCCAGCCAGGCGCACATTCATCTAGAACAT GCTAGGTCCTTCAGTAAAAATGTTCCTGTAAAAGCATTTCCTGCCTTTCTGTACACA AAAGCATTACAACTTGCTCATCCTGCAGTTGGTCCACAGCCGTcttcctggctggctgagtcagGGCATTAG
- the NDUFAF6 gene encoding NADH dehydrogenase (ubiquinone) complex I, assembly factor 6 isoform X3, which translates to MWNWPRQIKDSITQKTIGLMRMQFWRNAVEDMYCDNPPHQPVAIELWKAIKRHNLTKRWLLKIIDEREKNLDDRAYRNIQELETYAENTQSTLLYLTLEMLGVRDIHADHAASHIGKAQGIVTCLRATPYHSKRRKIFLPMEICMLHGVSQEDFIRAKQEKNVRDVIYNIASQAHIHLEHARSFSKNVPVKAFPAFLYTVALEDYLYKIQKVDFNIFHPSLHKTSTLLPLYLYIRSWKKKY; encoded by the exons ATGTGGAACTGGCCCAGGCAg ATTAAAGACTCCATAACACAGAAGACCATAGGTTTGATGCGAATGCAGTTTTGGAGGAATGCTGTGGAAGATATGTACTGCGATAATCCACCACATCAGCCAGTTGCTATAGAACTGTGGAAG GCTATCAAGAGACATAACTTAACTAAAAGGTGGCTTCTGAAGATTATTGATGAAAGA GAAAAAAATTTAGACGATAGAGCATATCGCAACATCCAGGAACTTGAAACGTATGCTGAGAACACTCAAAGCACTCTCTTGTATCTCACCTTGGAAATGCTGG GTGTGCGGGATATCCACGCAGACCACGCAGCCAGTCACATTGGGAAGGCACAAGGCATCGTCACCTGTTTAAGAGCAACTCCATATCATAGTAAAAGACGAAAGATCTTTCTTCCTATGGAGATTTGTATGTTG CATGGAGTTTCCCAAGAAGATTTCATAAGAGCCAAACAAGAGAAGAATGTGAGAGATGTAATTTACAATATTGCCAGCCAGGCGCACATTCATCTAGAACAT GCTAGGTCCTTCAGTAAAAATGTTCCTGTAAAAGCATTTCCTGCCTTTCTGTACACA GTTGCTTTAGAGGattatttatataaaatacagAAAGTAGATTTCAACATATTCCATCCAAGCCTGCATAAGACAAGCACGTTACTACCATTGTATCTGTATATTagatcctggaaaaaaaaatattaa
- the NDUFAF6 gene encoding NADH dehydrogenase (ubiquinone) complex I, assembly factor 6 isoform X1: MAAGAALSCGPCSRQLLGPSVRGRLVRPAGGRRGRVAEASSRPGPGGEVQYCVELLRKRDYEGYLCSLLLPAEARTSAFALRAFNVELAQIKDSITQKTIGLMRMQFWRNAVEDMYCDNPPHQPVAIELWKAIKRHNLTKRWLLKIIDEREKNLDDRAYRNIQELETYAENTQSTLLYLTLEMLGVRDIHADHAASHIGKAQGIVTCLRATPYHSKRRKIFLPMEICMLHGVSQEDFIRAKQEKNVRDVIYNIASQAHIHLEHARSFSKNVPVKAFPAFLYTVALEDYLYKIQKVDFNIFHPSLHKTSTLLPLYLYIRSWKKKY; the protein is encoded by the exons ATGGCGGCTGGCGCGGCGCTGAGCTGTGGGCCCTGCTCCCGGCAGCTGCTGGGGCCGAGCGTTCGTGGGCGGCTGGTGCGGCCGGCGGGCGGGCGCAGGGGCAGGGTCGCGGAGGCCTCCAGCCGGCCCGGGCCCGGGGGAGAAGTGCAGTACTGCGTGGAGCTGCTGCG GAAACGTGACTATGAAGGGTatctgtgttctctgctgttgCCTGCAGAAGCCCGCACCTCTGCTTTTGCACTGAGAGCCTTCAATGTGGAACTGGCCCAG ATTAAAGACTCCATAACACAGAAGACCATAGGTTTGATGCGAATGCAGTTTTGGAGGAATGCTGTGGAAGATATGTACTGCGATAATCCACCACATCAGCCAGTTGCTATAGAACTGTGGAAG GCTATCAAGAGACATAACTTAACTAAAAGGTGGCTTCTGAAGATTATTGATGAAAGA GAAAAAAATTTAGACGATAGAGCATATCGCAACATCCAGGAACTTGAAACGTATGCTGAGAACACTCAAAGCACTCTCTTGTATCTCACCTTGGAAATGCTGG GTGTGCGGGATATCCACGCAGACCACGCAGCCAGTCACATTGGGAAGGCACAAGGCATCGTCACCTGTTTAAGAGCAACTCCATATCATAGTAAAAGACGAAAGATCTTTCTTCCTATGGAGATTTGTATGTTG CATGGAGTTTCCCAAGAAGATTTCATAAGAGCCAAACAAGAGAAGAATGTGAGAGATGTAATTTACAATATTGCCAGCCAGGCGCACATTCATCTAGAACAT GCTAGGTCCTTCAGTAAAAATGTTCCTGTAAAAGCATTTCCTGCCTTTCTGTACACA GTTGCTTTAGAGGattatttatataaaatacagAAAGTAGATTTCAACATATTCCATCCAAGCCTGCATAAGACAAGCACGTTACTACCATTGTATCTGTATATTagatcctggaaaaaaaaatattaa
- the NDUFAF6 gene encoding NADH dehydrogenase (ubiquinone) complex I, assembly factor 6 isoform X4: MRMQFWRNAVEDMYCDNPPHQPVAIELWKAIKRHNLTKRWLLKIIDEREKNLDDRAYRNIQELETYAENTQSTLLYLTLEMLGVRDIHADHAASHIGKAQGIVTCLRATPYHSKRRKIFLPMEICMLHGVSQEDFIRAKQEKNVRDVIYNIASQAHIHLEHARSFSKNVPVKAFPAFLYTVALEDYLYKIQKVDFNIFHPSLHKTSTLLPLYLYIRSWKKKY; the protein is encoded by the exons ATGCGAATGCAGTTTTGGAGGAATGCTGTGGAAGATATGTACTGCGATAATCCACCACATCAGCCAGTTGCTATAGAACTGTGGAAG GCTATCAAGAGACATAACTTAACTAAAAGGTGGCTTCTGAAGATTATTGATGAAAGA GAAAAAAATTTAGACGATAGAGCATATCGCAACATCCAGGAACTTGAAACGTATGCTGAGAACACTCAAAGCACTCTCTTGTATCTCACCTTGGAAATGCTGG GTGTGCGGGATATCCACGCAGACCACGCAGCCAGTCACATTGGGAAGGCACAAGGCATCGTCACCTGTTTAAGAGCAACTCCATATCATAGTAAAAGACGAAAGATCTTTCTTCCTATGGAGATTTGTATGTTG CATGGAGTTTCCCAAGAAGATTTCATAAGAGCCAAACAAGAGAAGAATGTGAGAGATGTAATTTACAATATTGCCAGCCAGGCGCACATTCATCTAGAACAT GCTAGGTCCTTCAGTAAAAATGTTCCTGTAAAAGCATTTCCTGCCTTTCTGTACACA GTTGCTTTAGAGGattatttatataaaatacagAAAGTAGATTTCAACATATTCCATCCAAGCCTGCATAAGACAAGCACGTTACTACCATTGTATCTGTATATTagatcctggaaaaaaaaatattaa